CGTCGATGCGTTGTAGACGAGATCGTCGGTTTTAAAGATGCCGGAACGGATTTTAATAAGGCTGTATCTGCCGAGGAAAGGATCGACAATCGTCTTAAATACGAAAGCGGTCTTCGGCTTGAGCACGTCGAAGTTAGCTTTGAAAATTTCGTTCGTGTTCGTATTGATGCCGGACACTTTGCGGCTTTCCGCCGCCGGCATATACTTTTCGATATCGTCCATGAGGTTATACACGCCGTGCACCGCAGTACCCGACCCCATGCACACCGGTACGATCGAGCCGTCCTGTATGGAAAGACGCACCGCTTCGCGTATTTCCGTTTCGGAAAATTCTTCGCCCGCAAAAAAGCGTTCCATAAAATCTTCCGACGTTTCGGCAACCGCTTCCATCAAAATCGTGTGATAGGCGGCCAAGTGCTCTTTCGAATAATCGGGTATGTCGGTCGGTTCGACGACGCCGATCGCTTTATAGCGGAACGCTTTTTGCTGGATGACGTTGACGTAACCGGTAAACTTGCCGTCGTCGCGGATCGGCATATTGAACGGTGCGATCTTTTTGCCGTACACCGCAGTCAAATCTTCGATCGCTTTTCTGTAGGAAACGTCGTCGATATCCATATCGGTTACGAAAAACATGCGCGGCAGATGATATTTTTCGCACAGTTCCCACGCTTTTTCGGTGCCGGCTTCGATGCCCGATTTACCCGACACGACGATGATCGCGCCGTCGGCGACGCTCATCGCTTCGTCCACTTCGCCGGAAAAATCGAAATAACCGGGAGTATCGAGGATATTGAATTTATAATCGTTCCACTCGACGGGAACGAGAGACGTTCTGATCGATATGCCGCGCTTTTGCTCTTCTTTTGTAAAATCGCTGACGGTGTTTCCGTCTTCAACGCGGCCGAGCCTCGTCGTCAATTTGCTCAAATAACACATCGCTTCGACGAGCGTCGTTTTTCCCGCCCCCCCGTGTCCGAGAACGGCAACATTTCTGATCTTATCGGTTGTGTAGACCTTCATGATGCATTTTCCTCCAATTTTTATAAATATATACGAATATTGTACTACGGTATTTGTGAAAACGCAAATAATTTTTTTATCGAGATTGCGGGAGACCGACGATTTACTGTGAGGCGGCGCTGAAATCCGAAAAGGTCTTACTGAGGATTGAAAGTCGCCGTCGTACGCACGCGCACGAGATGGATAAAATCGCCTTGAAACATGCGCGAGAATTCTCCAAGCGTCGATTCGGCATTGTTTCGGAATACGGCGCACTGAAATTTTCCGGCGTCGTCGAAATACGGAAAGAAAATCGCGCATTGATTGAACGCGTGCACTTCGGGAATTCTTTTGCGATCGGTTTCGCGAATCGCCGCGAGGTAGCATTCACCGGGATATTCGGCTGCAAAGACGTACAAAAGAGAAGCGAGTGCGGACGCGGGATAGCCTGAATCTTTAACGTACCCGACGGTATTCTTTACGCCGTCCGCCGTCATCTCCGCGGCAAACGGATCTTCGGTCATATCGACGCCCGATTCGGGATACCGGTAGGTTTTGCCCGTCGCGACGGAAAACACTGCCGCAGCCAAATTGCGCGTCCAGTCGAGCGCAAAGGATATATTGTATTGTTCCGAAACTATGCCTTGAAAACCTACGGGATCGCAGCTCACCGTCGGCTCGAGGAGCGGCCGCCGCTTGAGTCCGCCTCTCGTCATCGGATAGACGATGCCGTCGGCAATCCATTTGACGAAGCCCGCGGAAGAGAGCGACATTTTACCCGCATCTTCGGCGTGCATGCGGCGGGGCGCGCCGGTTAAAATCGACACGGGATTTCCGTTTTCGTCGTACATCGCATCGTCGGCATAGACGAGATTCGCAAGGCGCGAACGGATGACCCGTATCATCGAAAGGGTCGTATCGTATGCGCCGTCTCGCCGGACGGTATAGCGCCACGGAAGCGTATGCTTTGTGAGATTTACGACATCGGAAAACGACATCGCGTAAAAGCGCTCGAAAGGAAGACCCGTCGGAACTTGACACGCGCAATAGTTTCCGAAAATGACAAAATCTCCGTACGCGCTTTTTCCGTGCGGAGAAAATTGGACGTACACGCCGCTGTCGGGTGCAAAATAACAGCGCACGCAAATCGGATTTCCCGAACGCTTATCCCGAACGAGGAGCCAGCTGCCCGGCGCCGACGACGAATAGATGTCCTGCACCGCCGTCGTTTTGCCGCTTTCGGAGTATACGTCGACCGGCATTTCCGTGCGGGGAGCGACGACGACGGAAAAAGTCGTATCGGTTTCTTCGAGGCGGATCTGAAAGCGGTTTCCGTCTTTTGCCGTACGCACTTCGGTACGGTTTTCTCTGACGGATGAAAGCGGAGCTTCAAACCACGTTTCGCGCAGTTCTTTTCGTATGTCGGACGAATCGGGGACAAGAGTCTGAGCGAAAAGCACATTCACCGCCCCCCAGACGAATGACAGTAAAATTAATAATTTTCCGGCAGCACTGCGCATTGCTCCTCCTCTATATCCCCTCATGCATGCACCGGCGCAAGCACCGGAGGACGGTTCCCTGCTGCAACGGGTTCGAAATCGGTAAAGCTTACGGCCCCTTCGGCAAAACGTATTTCGGGCTTTACGAGAGAGCCGTCACTCATCACGATCATACCCTCTTCGTTTTCGTCGGGATGCTTTCCGATCGGCGCGTTCGACAGCAAAAGCTTTAAACGGTTGAGCTGATTGACTTCACTCGAACCCGGATCGTAATCGATCGCGCTGATATTCGCACCGGGAAAGCGCCGGCGGAGCTCTTTTATCATACCCTTTCCGGTAACGTGATTCGGAAGACAGGCAAAGGGCTGCACACACGCGATGCTCGGCACTCCCGTTTTGATGAGTTCGACCATCTCCGCCGTGAGGAACCAGCCTTCGCCCGTGATGTTTCCGAGCTGGACGATGTCGTCGACGCTTTTCATCTGCTCGTATATCGTTTCGGGCGCGTCGAAGCGCCGGCTTTTGCGGAGATATTTTTCAATCGGCTTTCTGAACGACTCCGTAAACCACACGAGAAGGCGCGCAATCGTTTCGGTCTTTTTCGGGAACGCGAGTTTTTCGTGACGGAAAATGCCGGTCGAAAACGTATACAGGAAAAAGTTCACCATGTCGGGCATAACCGCTTCCGCGCCTTCGCGCTCGATCGTATCGACGATCTGATTGTTCGCCGTCGGATGGAATTTGACGAGGATTTCTCCGACTATGCCGATGCGCGGTTTTTTGATCGGCAAAAGCGGCAGCGCATCGAAATCGTCGATGATGTTTTTGACAAGTTTGTGAAAACCGCGGACCGAAAGGGAGCGCAGCTGAATCTCCGCCCTGCCGTTCCATTTTTCGTACAGCGCGTTCGCCGAGCCCTGCACTTTTTCGTAAGGGCGCGTCCGGTACAAAACGCGCATGAGCACATCTCCTATCATCGAACTCATGATGAGCCGTTCGAGGAGAGGAAGCGTCACTTTAAATCCCGGATTTTGTTCGAGACCGTTCGCGTTCAGCGAAAGGACGGGGATGTGACCCCAGCCCGCATCATTTAAAGCGCGCCTGATAAAGCCGATGTAATTCGTCGCGCGGCAGCCGCCTCCCGTCTGCGAAATGATGAGGGATGTGTGATTCAAATCGTATTTGCCCGATTCGAGAGCGGCTATCATTTGCCCCGTGACGAGGATCGACGGATAACACGCGTCGTTGTTGACAAATCTCAAACCTATGTCGACGGCGTGCGGATCGACCGCATCGAGTACGACGAATTTATAGCCGGAATATTCGAAGGCTTTTTGAAAGAGGCGGAAGTGGATCGGCGACATCTGAGGAGCGATGATCGTGTGCGTGTACTTCATCTCTTTCGTAAACACTTGCTTTCGGTACGCGGCGCTCTTTACGACGGGCTTTTGATGCCGCCTCTCGCGCTCCTTTACCGCGGCGATGAGCGAGCGGATGCGGATGCGTACCGCGCCCAAGTTCGCACCTTCATCGATTTTAATAAGCGTATACATGCGTCCCTTTGCGCGCATGATTTCATCAACCTGATCGGCTGTAACCGCGTCCAGCCCGCAGCCGAAACTCGTGAGCTGCACGAGTTCGAGATTCGGCATGCCGGCGACAAAGGAAGCCGCCCGGTATAATCGATTATGATACGTCCACTGATCGATGATGCGAAGCGGCCGCTCGATGCTGCCCAAATGCGCGACGCTGTCTTCGGTAAAGACCGCAAGTCCCAAATCGTTTATCAGTTCGGGAATGCCGTGATTGATTTCGGGATCGAGGTGATACGGACGGCCTGCGAGCACGATGCCGTTTGCGCCGCGCCTGATCGTTTCTTCGATCGCTTCGACACCCTTTTCTTCCGTATCGCGCCGAAACTTTTCCTGTTCCGCCCACGCTTCGTCGACCGCGCGCGAGATGCGCTCTTTCGTCAATTCCGGAAAGTGCGGGATAAGCTCTTCGGCCAAGCGCACGGCCAGACGGTCTTTATCGTAAATCGGCAAAAACGGATCCATGTACAAAATGGAAGTGTCCTGCCTCAGCGAATCGATATTGTTGCGCAGCACTTCGGGATAGCTTGTGACGATGGGACAATTATAGTGATTGCCCGCAGTCGAATCTTCCTGCTGTTCGTAGGGCGCGCAGGGATAGAAAATAAATTTTATGCCCTGCTGCAAAAGGCTTTCGACGTGTCCGTGAGAAATCTTTCCCGGATAGCACACCGACTCCGACGGAATCGTTTCAAGCCCTTTTTCGTAAACCGTACGCGACGATCGGGAAGAAAGGCGCACGCGGAAACCGAGCGAAGTGAAAAACGTAAACCACAGCGGATAATTTTCGTACATATTGAGTACGCGCGGGATACCGACTTCTCCCATCGGCGCATCTTCGGCGCGGAGCGGAACGTAATCGTTAAAAAGCCGCGCGTATTTCCACGCGAACATATTCGGAAGCTTCGCTTCTTTTCCCGCTTCGATATTCGTCGCTTTTTTATTGCTCGCGTCGAGGACATTGCCGTCGAGTTCGGCTCCACGCTCGCAGCGGTTGCCCGTTACGAACTTTCGCTCGAAGCCGCCGGTAGAGAACGTGTTGATCGTCAAAAGGCAGTTGTTTTGGCATTTGCCGCAGCGGCGGAGATCGAGCTTGACGCTGAACGACTCAAGATCCGAAAGCGTGGCGATGCCCGAACGGATTTCATGACGAGGAGCGTCCGGCCCTTCTTCGGGCTTCGGAGCCGAAAGGTCGAGCCACTGATCGTAGGCGATGAGCGCCGAACCGTAAGCGCCCATGAGACCTGCAACATCGGGACGGAATACGTGCACGCCCGAAATATTTTCGAACGCGCGCAGCACGGCGTCGTTGTTGAACGTACCGCCCTGCACGACGACTTTCGTGCCGATGTCGCTCGCCTTGCGCAATTTAATAACTTTGAAAAGCGCATTTTTAATAACCGAATACGAAAGACCCGCGGAGATGTCGGCGACGGATGCGCCTTCTTTTTGCGCCTGTTTGACGCGGCTGTTCATAAATACGGTGCACCGGCTTCCCAAGTCGACGGGCTTTTCGGCGAGCAGCGCCCTTTTGCTGAACTCGCGTACATCCATACCCATCGTGCGCGCAAAGTTGTCGAGAAAGCTGCCGCAGCCGGAAGAGCAGGCTTCGTTCAATTGAATGGAAACGATGGCGCCGTCTTTCATGCGAAGGCATTTCATATCCTGCCCGCCGATGTCGAGCAAAAATTCGACGCCCGGCACGAAAAAGTCCGCCGCGCGGAAATGCGTTATCGTTTCGACTTCGCCCGCATCGACGTTGAGCGCCGCCTGAAAGAGCGCTTCTCCGTAACCGGTCGAAACCGCACGCGCGATGTACACGTCTTTCGGAAGCCGCGCATACAAGCCTTTTAAAACTTTGACGGCAAGGTCTACGGGATTGCCCGCGTTCGCCGCATAAAAATCCCACAGGATCCTTCCTTCCTGATCGATAAGCACGGCTTTGGTCGTCGTGGAACCCGCATCGAGGCCGAGAAAAACAGGACCTTTGACAGAATCCAAATCACCGCGCTTCGCTTTTTCTTTTGCATGCCGATTGACAAATTCGTCGAGATCGCTTTGACTTTTAAACAGCGGCTCCAAGCGCTGCACTTCGCTCAGTTCCGCACCGACGAGGTTCGAAAGGCTGCTTCTGAAATCGGCAACCGTCGGAAAAGCAAAATCCGGCATACCCGAATAGCGGCGGTCGGCCGAATACGCGCAGCCCTGCGCGACGAAAAGCTGGGAATTTTCCGGGACGATGATTTCGTCGTCTTTTAATTTCAGCGTAACGATAAAGCGTTCACGCAGCTGATCCATAAAGTGAAGCGGGCCGCCCAAAAACGCGACATGACCGCGTATCGGTTTTCCGCACGCAAGACCGGAAATCGTTTGGTTGACGACGGCTTGAAAAATGGATGCGGCGATATCTTCGCGGCGGGCGCCTTCGTTGATGAGCGGCTGCACGTCGGTTTTCGCAAAAACGCCGCAACGTGCGGCAATCGGGTAGATCGTGTGCGCGTCTTTTGCAAGCGTATTGAGACCGTCGGCGTCCGTTTCAAGGAGAGCGGCCATCTGATCGATAAAGGCGCCGGTACCGCCCGCGCACGTACCGTTCATGCGCTGCTCGACCCCGCCTTTAAAATACGTAATCTTCGCATCTTCGCCGCCGAGTTCGATGACGACATCGGTGAGCGGTATAATCGTTTTGACGGCAGTCGTCGCCGCGATAACTTCCTGAATAAACGGAACGGAAAGCCACTGCGACACGGACAATCCTCCCGAACCGGTCACTTTGACGGTAACCGCCCGCTCCGCTCCTCCCGCGATATTTTTTTCGAGAAAATCGAGAGCTTTGTTTACGACGGATATGATCGTACTGCGGATATCGGCACGGTGACGTTCGTAGGCGCTGTATATGAGCGTATCGTCGTCGTCGAGTACGGCGATCTTTACGGTCGTCGAGCCGACATCGATGCCGATACGGATCGGAAGCAATTCATTATGTAAAGCACTTTGTGTTACTGCCATAAATTCCTTGTTAATTCTCTCCCGTTTTAGCTCTCTCTATTATAATAGTAGTAAAGCATAAAATAGGCAAGTTGAACGATTTTACAAATTGACGGCAGGTGCGATCCTATGCGCCATACGGTACCGAAAAAGATCCGCGCGATCCGCCGCGCGCATAAGGCGCAAGCGAATCGCACGGTATTCGATTTATTCGCCCAAAAACAATTTCAAATCGTCGTCGACGGTGCCGATCGTCGCAAGACCGAAATTCTTTACAAGCACGTTCAAAACATTCGGCGACAAAAACGCCGGGAGCGTCGGCCCGACGTGAATGTTTTTTACGCCGAGGTACAAAAGCGCAAGGAGTACGATGACGGCCTTTTGCTCGTACCACGCGATATTGAACGCGAGCGGCAGTTTATTGATATCGTCGAGACCGAAAATCTCTTTGAGCTTGAGCGCGATGAGCGCGAGCGAATACGAATCGTTGCACTGCCCCGCATCCAGAACTCGCGGAATGCCGCCGATATCGCCGAGATTCAATTTATTGTATTTGTACTTTGCGCAGCCCGCCGTCAAAATGACGACGTCTTTCGGAAGCCGCTTTGCGAATTCGGTATAGTATTCGCGCGACTTCATCCTTCCGTCGCAGCCGCCCATCACGATGAATTTTCTGATCGCACCGGATTTTACCGCAGCGACGATTTTATCGGCAAGCGCAAAAACCTGCTCGTGCGCGAATCCTCCGACGATCGTTCCGCTTTCGATCTCTTCCGGCGGCTCGCAGCTTTTCGCCTGTTCGATGATCGCCGAAAAATCTTTTTTTTCGCCGTAAGAACCGGGAATGTGACGGCAGCCGGGAACACCCGTCGCGCCCGTCGTCCACAAGCGATCTTTGTAGCTGTCGGGAGGAATCACGACACAGTTCGTCGTCATCAAAACGGGTCCGTGAAATTTTTCGAATTCTTCTTTTTGTTTCCACCACGCGTTTCCGTAGTTTCCGACAAAGTGCGGATATTTTTTAAATGCGGGATAGTAATTCGCCGGAAGCATTTCGGAATGCGTGTACACGTCGACGCCCGTCCCCTGCGTCTGTTCCAAAAGCATTTCCATATCTTTCATATCGTGCCCCGAAATCAAAATGCCGGGATTTTTCCGCACACCGATATTGACCGTCGTCACTTCGGGATTTCCGTACGCGCCCGTATTCGCTTTATCCAAAAGCGCCATACCCTGAACGCCGTATTTTCCCGTTTCAAGCGTAAGGGAGACGAGATCGTCGACCGAAAGACTTTCATCGAGCGTTTTCGAAAGCGCCTTTTGAATAAAGGCATCGACTTCTTCGTCGTCCTGCAAGAGCGCGTTCGCATGCTTCGAATACGCCGAAAGCCCTTTCAAACCGTATATGATGAGTTCGCGCAGAGAGCGAACGTCTTCATCGCTCGTAGCGAGAACGCCGACCGTCGAAGCTTTCGCATCGAAACTCGAAACATCGCCTTTCCATGTCGCAGCTTCCGGAAGACCCTCCCCGCCCGATACTGAAGGCAAAAGACGCTCGGTCACAGCAAGCGTCTCTTCGATCCGCTTAATAATCGACTCTCTGTCGAAGTTCGCATTCGTAATCGTCGTAAATAAATTGAGCGTTACGAGATGATTGACGTCTTTACTTACAGGAAGCCCCGCTTGGCGCATCTTCGTCGTTACGCACGAAAGCCCCTTCGTCACATAGATAAGCAAATCCTGCATCGCCGCCACATCGGGCTTTTTACCGCAGACACCCGAAACGGTGCAGCCTTTGCCGCCCGCAGTTTCCTGACATTGGAAACAAAACATCTTAGCATCCATACAAGACACTCCTTGTTCTTCTGTATAATTTCGTACATACACATTTCCGCTGCGGTTGCCCTGCCTTACAGTCCAAACGCTTGCGTTTACAGTTCGAGTATACTAAAATGGGGCGCGGAATGATGTGGTAAAAACCACGCCGGTTTTATATCGATTTTACCGGATTGAACGGCGAGTTTTATTAAACTCGAAATTGATTTTATCGGGAAATACGGCGCAGGAGACGTAAGTGGATACGGCGATGCTTCGTTCGCTGAAAATCTTCAACGGCATGGACGAAAAAGAAACGGCGCGCGCGGCC
This Treponema socranskii subsp. buccale DNA region includes the following protein-coding sequences:
- a CDS encoding 2-hydroxyacyl-CoA dehydratase, with translation MAVTQSALHNELLPIRIGIDVGSTTVKIAVLDDDDTLIYSAYERHRADIRSTIISVVNKALDFLEKNIAGGAERAVTVKVTGSGGLSVSQWLSVPFIQEVIAATTAVKTIIPLTDVVIELGGEDAKITYFKGGVEQRMNGTCAGGTGAFIDQMAALLETDADGLNTLAKDAHTIYPIAARCGVFAKTDVQPLINEGARREDIAASIFQAVVNQTISGLACGKPIRGHVAFLGGPLHFMDQLRERFIVTLKLKDDEIIVPENSQLFVAQGCAYSADRRYSGMPDFAFPTVADFRSSLSNLVGAELSEVQRLEPLFKSQSDLDEFVNRHAKEKAKRGDLDSVKGPVFLGLDAGSTTTKAVLIDQEGRILWDFYAANAGNPVDLAVKVLKGLYARLPKDVYIARAVSTGYGEALFQAALNVDAGEVETITHFRAADFFVPGVEFLLDIGGQDMKCLRMKDGAIVSIQLNEACSSGCGSFLDNFARTMGMDVREFSKRALLAEKPVDLGSRCTVFMNSRVKQAQKEGASVADISAGLSYSVIKNALFKVIKLRKASDIGTKVVVQGGTFNNDAVLRAFENISGVHVFRPDVAGLMGAYGSALIAYDQWLDLSAPKPEEGPDAPRHEIRSGIATLSDLESFSVKLDLRRCGKCQNNCLLTINTFSTGGFERKFVTGNRCERGAELDGNVLDASNKKATNIEAGKEAKLPNMFAWKYARLFNDYVPLRAEDAPMGEVGIPRVLNMYENYPLWFTFFTSLGFRVRLSSRSSRTVYEKGLETIPSESVCYPGKISHGHVESLLQQGIKFIFYPCAPYEQQEDSTAGNHYNCPIVTSYPEVLRNNIDSLRQDTSILYMDPFLPIYDKDRLAVRLAEELIPHFPELTKERISRAVDEAWAEQEKFRRDTEEKGVEAIEETIRRGANGIVLAGRPYHLDPEINHGIPELINDLGLAVFTEDSVAHLGSIERPLRIIDQWTYHNRLYRAASFVAGMPNLELVQLTSFGCGLDAVTADQVDEIMRAKGRMYTLIKIDEGANLGAVRIRIRSLIAAVKERERRHQKPVVKSAAYRKQVFTKEMKYTHTIIAPQMSPIHFRLFQKAFEYSGYKFVVLDAVDPHAVDIGLRFVNNDACYPSILVTGQMIAALESGKYDLNHTSLIISQTGGGCRATNYIGFIRRALNDAGWGHIPVLSLNANGLEQNPGFKVTLPLLERLIMSSMIGDVLMRVLYRTRPYEKVQGSANALYEKWNGRAEIQLRSLSVRGFHKLVKNIIDDFDALPLLPIKKPRIGIVGEILVKFHPTANNQIVDTIEREGAEAVMPDMVNFFLYTFSTGIFRHEKLAFPKKTETIARLLVWFTESFRKPIEKYLRKSRRFDAPETIYEQMKSVDDIVQLGNITGEGWFLTAEMVELIKTGVPSIACVQPFACLPNHVTGKGMIKELRRRFPGANISAIDYDPGSSEVNQLNRLKLLLSNAPIGKHPDENEEGMIVMSDGSLVKPEIRFAEGAVSFTDFEPVAAGNRPPVLAPVHA
- the hcp gene encoding hydroxylamine reductase, which produces MDAKMFCFQCQETAGGKGCTVSGVCGKKPDVAAMQDLLIYVTKGLSCVTTKMRQAGLPVSKDVNHLVTLNLFTTITNANFDRESIIKRIEETLAVTERLLPSVSGGEGLPEAATWKGDVSSFDAKASTVGVLATSDEDVRSLRELIIYGLKGLSAYSKHANALLQDDEEVDAFIQKALSKTLDESLSVDDLVSLTLETGKYGVQGMALLDKANTGAYGNPEVTTVNIGVRKNPGILISGHDMKDMEMLLEQTQGTGVDVYTHSEMLPANYYPAFKKYPHFVGNYGNAWWKQKEEFEKFHGPVLMTTNCVVIPPDSYKDRLWTTGATGVPGCRHIPGSYGEKKDFSAIIEQAKSCEPPEEIESGTIVGGFAHEQVFALADKIVAAVKSGAIRKFIVMGGCDGRMKSREYYTEFAKRLPKDVVILTAGCAKYKYNKLNLGDIGGIPRVLDAGQCNDSYSLALIALKLKEIFGLDDINKLPLAFNIAWYEQKAVIVLLALLYLGVKNIHVGPTLPAFLSPNVLNVLVKNFGLATIGTVDDDLKLFLGE